A window from Streptomyces subrutilus encodes these proteins:
- a CDS encoding acyl-CoA dehydrogenase, translating to MGIGITQEQRELAEAVRGWVARAVPPEEVRKLLDTPPRTGVRPGHWDALVESGLLEPHREGGTLLDLAVAVEEAARAALPGAYLPSVLASVLLDRAGAQPLDGRVGAVALGPGTLTAVAVEGGGHLLDGEAPPVLGAGEAELVLLAAEAAHGTRWFAVDAAALDIRTHESADPTRPTAQVRARGTVVPAGRLLELDAALVRDLACTLFAADACGTAAWAVHTAAGHAKVREQFGRPIGRFQGVKHLCADMLVRLEQARALAWDAANSADEPAEVRSLVAALAAGTALDAAYSCAKDCIQVLGGIGFTWEHDAHLYLRRALVARQLLGPGDGHRVRAVRLAAGGARRELRLELPAEAEAHRAKARGAIADARGLDAVAARRVLAPTGYAAPYLPKPYGLGAGPAEQLVVQQELRAAGVTVADLGIATWVVPSLLAYGTPAQQEAYLLPTLRGDTTWCQLFSEPGAGSDLASLRTRAERTGDGGWKVNGQKVWTSSAHSADFGILLARTDPDAPKHKGLGYFVVDMKNTPGIDVRPLKEITGEALFNEVWFDDALLPADALVGAADDGWKVARNTLGNERVHMADQMSFDTGLEALIAGSAALDGAYRARIGALAAEAHALACIGMRTTLQQVSGLEPGAGASVRKLVQTPHQQRTAELALELLGPAGAVREGAGERAVHGMLMSRCLTIAGGTTQVQLNVVAERILGLPRD from the coding sequence ATGGGCATCGGAATCACGCAGGAACAGCGGGAGTTGGCCGAGGCCGTGCGCGGCTGGGTCGCGCGGGCCGTGCCGCCCGAGGAGGTGCGCAAGCTGCTCGACACCCCGCCGCGGACCGGAGTGCGGCCCGGCCACTGGGACGCGCTCGTCGAGTCCGGGCTGCTGGAGCCGCACCGGGAGGGCGGGACCCTGCTCGACCTCGCCGTCGCCGTCGAGGAGGCCGCCCGGGCGGCGCTGCCGGGGGCCTACCTGCCCAGCGTGCTGGCCTCCGTCCTGCTGGACCGGGCCGGGGCGCAGCCGCTCGACGGCCGGGTCGGGGCCGTCGCCCTGGGGCCCGGCACCCTCACCGCCGTGGCCGTCGAGGGCGGCGGCCACCTCCTCGACGGCGAGGCCCCGCCGGTGCTCGGCGCGGGCGAGGCCGAGCTGGTGCTGCTGGCCGCGGAGGCCGCGCACGGCACCCGCTGGTTCGCCGTGGACGCCGCCGCGCTGGACATCCGCACCCACGAGAGCGCCGACCCGACCCGCCCCACCGCGCAGGTCCGGGCCCGCGGGACGGTGGTCCCGGCGGGGCGGCTGCTGGAGCTGGACGCGGCCCTGGTCCGCGACCTGGCCTGCACGCTCTTCGCCGCCGACGCCTGCGGCACCGCCGCCTGGGCGGTGCACACGGCCGCCGGGCACGCCAAGGTCCGCGAGCAGTTCGGGCGGCCCATCGGCCGGTTCCAGGGCGTCAAGCACCTGTGCGCCGACATGCTGGTGCGCCTGGAGCAGGCCCGGGCCCTGGCCTGGGACGCCGCGAACAGCGCCGACGAGCCGGCCGAGGTCCGCTCGCTGGTCGCCGCCCTCGCCGCCGGCACCGCCCTGGACGCCGCGTACTCCTGCGCCAAGGACTGCATCCAGGTCCTCGGCGGCATCGGCTTCACCTGGGAGCACGACGCCCACCTCTACCTGAGACGGGCCCTGGTCGCCCGCCAGCTCCTCGGGCCCGGTGACGGACACCGGGTGCGGGCCGTACGGCTCGCGGCGGGCGGCGCCCGGCGGGAACTGCGCCTGGAGCTGCCGGCGGAGGCCGAGGCCCACCGCGCGAAGGCCCGCGGCGCCATCGCGGACGCCCGGGGCCTGGACGCGGTCGCCGCCCGGCGGGTGCTGGCGCCGACCGGCTACGCGGCCCCGTACCTGCCGAAGCCCTACGGGCTCGGCGCGGGACCCGCGGAACAGCTCGTGGTCCAGCAGGAGCTGCGGGCCGCCGGGGTCACGGTCGCCGACCTGGGCATCGCCACCTGGGTGGTGCCCTCCCTGCTGGCCTACGGCACGCCCGCGCAGCAGGAGGCGTACCTGCTGCCGACCCTGCGCGGGGACACCACCTGGTGCCAGCTCTTCTCCGAACCGGGCGCCGGCTCCGACCTGGCCTCGCTGCGGACCAGGGCGGAGCGCACCGGGGACGGCGGCTGGAAGGTGAACGGACAGAAGGTGTGGACGAGTTCCGCGCACAGCGCGGACTTCGGCATCCTCCTCGCCCGCACCGATCCGGACGCCCCCAAGCACAAGGGGCTCGGCTACTTCGTCGTCGACATGAAGAACACCCCGGGCATCGACGTCAGACCGCTGAAGGAGATCACCGGGGAGGCCCTCTTCAACGAGGTGTGGTTCGACGACGCGCTGCTGCCGGCCGACGCGCTGGTCGGCGCGGCCGACGACGGCTGGAAGGTGGCCCGCAACACGCTCGGCAACGAGCGGGTGCACATGGCCGACCAGATGAGCTTCGACACCGGCCTGGAGGCGCTCATCGCCGGCTCCGCCGCGCTCGACGGCGCGTACCGGGCGCGGATCGGGGCGCTGGCCGCCGAGGCGCACGCGCTGGCCTGCATCGGGATGCGCACCACCCTCCAGCAGGTGTCGGGCCTGGAGCCGGGCGCGGGCGCGTCGGTCCGCAAGCTCGTCCAGACCCCGCACCAGCAGCGGACCGCCGAGCTCGCGCTCGAACTGCTCGGGCCGGCGGGCGCGGTGCGGGAGGGGGCGGGGGAGCGGGCGGTGCACGGGATGCTCATGTCGCGCTGCCTGACCATCGCCGGGGGCACCACGCAGGTCCAGCTGAACGTCGTCGCCGAGCGCATCCTCGGCCTCCCCAGGGACTGA
- a CDS encoding thiolase C-terminal domain-containing protein — MKSYIVGVGMTRFEKPESRDWQYWDMAKEAGAAALADAGVEYGLVEQVPVGYCFQASTAGQRAAYELGLSGVPVYNVNNNCATGSTALMMARQFVEGGINDCVLALGFEKMKRGALGGGSDGGDFATSPVARHYGIMAAGHGFEMSPPTAQIFGNAAREHMERHGTTPAQLAAVGEKNHRHSANNPNAQFRDVYSVEEILAAKPIHAPLTKLQCSPTSDGAAAALVVSERFVVRHGLHGKAVEIAAQAMTTDTGASFASGSCIDVVGKPMTAAAARQVYEASGLGIEDVDVVELHDCFSINELLTYEALGMCADGASGKLVESGATTYGGRWVVNPSGGLISKGHPLGATGLAQAAELVWQLRGEAGPRQVPGAGVGLAHNIGLGGAAVVTLLRR, encoded by the coding sequence ATGAAGTCGTACATCGTGGGCGTCGGCATGACGAGGTTCGAGAAGCCGGAGTCGAGGGACTGGCAGTACTGGGACATGGCGAAGGAGGCCGGCGCGGCGGCGCTCGCGGACGCCGGGGTGGAGTACGGGCTGGTCGAGCAGGTGCCGGTCGGCTACTGCTTCCAGGCCTCGACCGCCGGGCAGCGGGCCGCGTACGAACTGGGGCTGAGCGGGGTCCCGGTCTACAACGTGAACAACAACTGCGCCACCGGCTCCACGGCGCTGATGATGGCGCGCCAGTTCGTCGAGGGCGGCATCAACGACTGCGTCCTCGCGCTCGGCTTCGAGAAGATGAAGCGCGGCGCGCTGGGCGGCGGCTCGGACGGGGGAGACTTCGCGACCTCGCCGGTGGCCCGCCACTACGGGATCATGGCGGCCGGGCACGGCTTCGAGATGTCCCCGCCGACCGCGCAGATCTTCGGCAACGCGGCGCGCGAGCACATGGAGCGCCACGGGACCACCCCGGCGCAGCTCGCGGCGGTCGGCGAGAAGAACCACCGGCACTCGGCGAACAACCCGAACGCGCAGTTCCGGGACGTCTACTCGGTGGAGGAGATCCTGGCGGCCAAGCCGATCCACGCGCCGCTGACCAAGCTCCAGTGCTCGCCCACCTCGGACGGGGCCGCGGCCGCGCTGGTGGTGTCGGAGCGGTTCGTCGTGCGGCACGGGCTGCACGGGAAGGCGGTCGAGATCGCGGCGCAGGCGATGACGACCGACACCGGGGCGTCGTTCGCCTCGGGCTCCTGCATCGACGTGGTCGGCAAGCCGATGACGGCCGCGGCGGCGCGGCAGGTGTACGAGGCCTCGGGGCTCGGCATCGAGGACGTGGACGTGGTGGAGCTGCACGACTGCTTCTCGATCAACGAACTGCTGACGTACGAGGCGCTGGGGATGTGCGCGGACGGGGCCTCGGGGAAGCTGGTGGAGAGCGGGGCGACGACCTACGGCGGCCGCTGGGTGGTCAACCCGTCCGGCGGCCTGATCTCCAAGGGCCACCCGCTCGGCGCCACCGGGCTGGCGCAGGCGGCCGAACTGGTCTGGCAGCTGCGCGGTGAGGCGGGCCCCCGCCAGGTCCCGGGCGCGGGGGTGGGCCTGGCCCACAACATCGGCCTGGGCGGCGCGGCGGTGGTGACGCTGCTGCGGCGGTAG
- a CDS encoding DNA-binding response regulator codes for MPVDHRPARSLRVLLDPPDPALALLLGLQPDIEVVRDLAARPVAALVEEVASVAAVLADEPECRVLVLTGSAHPGLAAAALAAGAAGLVLRDGPIDDLADAIRRAWQGETVVDPALGAP; via the coding sequence ATGCCCGTTGACCACCGCCCCGCCCGGTCCCTGCGGGTCCTGTTGGACCCGCCGGACCCGGCCCTGGCCCTGCTGCTCGGCCTCCAGCCGGACATCGAGGTGGTGCGGGACCTCGCGGCCCGTCCGGTGGCGGCCCTGGTCGAGGAGGTCGCCTCGGTCGCGGCGGTCCTGGCGGACGAACCGGAGTGCCGGGTGCTGGTCCTGACCGGCTCGGCCCACCCGGGCCTGGCGGCCGCGGCCTTGGCGGCCGGCGCGGCGGGCCTGGTCCTGCGCGACGGCCCGATCGACGACCTGGCCGACGCGATCCGCCGGGCCTGGCAGGGCGAGACGGTCGTGGACCCGGCCCTGGGCGCTCCGTAG
- a CDS encoding MaoC/PaaZ C-terminal domain-containing protein: MPIDAAKALAAEPRQGDIAWDHKDIQLYHLGLGAGRPATDPDELRYTLESKLHVLPSFATVAGAGMAMMGGLAAPGIDVNLAAVLHGGQSVALHRPIPVTGRATSRAKVAAVYDKGKAAVIVLRSEVADDDGPLWTSDAQIFVRGEGGFGGERGPSVREERPERAPDRTEERPIREEQALLYRLSGDWNPLHADPEFAKLAGFDRPILHGLCSYGMTLKAVVDTALGGDVSRVRAYRTRFAGIVFPGETLRIRMWQEPGRVLVSVTAVERDDAPVLADTVVEHA; encoded by the coding sequence ATGCCGATCGACGCCGCCAAGGCCCTCGCCGCCGAACCCCGTCAGGGGGACATCGCCTGGGACCACAAGGACATCCAGCTCTACCACCTCGGCCTCGGCGCCGGACGGCCCGCCACCGACCCCGACGAGCTGCGCTACACCCTGGAGTCCAAGCTCCACGTCCTGCCCAGCTTCGCGACCGTCGCCGGCGCCGGCATGGCCATGATGGGCGGCCTCGCCGCCCCCGGGATCGACGTGAACCTCGCAGCCGTCCTGCACGGCGGCCAGTCCGTCGCACTGCACCGCCCCATCCCCGTCACCGGGCGCGCCACCAGCCGCGCGAAGGTCGCCGCCGTCTACGACAAGGGCAAGGCGGCCGTGATCGTGCTGCGCTCGGAGGTCGCCGACGACGACGGCCCGCTGTGGACCAGCGACGCGCAGATCTTCGTCCGAGGCGAGGGCGGCTTCGGCGGCGAGCGCGGGCCCTCGGTCCGCGAGGAACGGCCCGAGCGGGCCCCCGACCGGACCGAGGAGCGGCCCATCCGCGAGGAGCAGGCCCTGCTGTACCGGCTGTCCGGCGACTGGAACCCCCTGCACGCCGACCCGGAGTTCGCCAAGCTGGCCGGCTTCGACCGGCCGATCCTGCACGGCCTGTGCTCGTACGGGATGACCCTCAAGGCCGTCGTCGACACCGCGCTCGGCGGGGACGTCTCCCGGGTCCGCGCCTACCGCACCCGCTTCGCCGGGATCGTCTTCCCGGGCGAGACGCTCCGGATCCGCATGTGGCAGGAGCCCGGCCGGGTGCTGGTGTCGGTGACCGCCGTGGAACGGGACGACGCGCCCGTCCTCGCCGACACCGTCGTCGAACACGCGTAA
- a CDS encoding Zn-dependent alcohol dehydrogenase produces the protein MRAALQSEIGQDKLEVVDDMEAVGPGPGKVKIRVKATGLCHSDLSAMSGVLPQPAPFIPGHEGSGVIADVGDGVTGHRIGDRVLVCWLPPCGHCPSCKRGQGHLCLASLVNAGTPNFRRAGGDIFGFAATGTFAEELVVDAACAVPIPDDVPFDIAALIGCGVTTGLGAAINTARVEAGSSVAVIGCGGVGISVIQGAKVQGAAQIIAVDPVESRREAALRFGASEAVAPDAFEDAKNRITGGEGFDYVFEVVGKSATAQTAYKTTRRGGTVCVVGAGAMDDTFQIDMFSLFFDEKRILPSMYGGGDVLRSYERTIALWRAGRVDLAGLITHRVQLAEINDALDQMRTGTALRTCIEI, from the coding sequence GTGCGCGCAGCACTGCAGAGCGAGATCGGCCAGGACAAGCTCGAAGTCGTCGACGACATGGAAGCCGTGGGCCCCGGCCCCGGCAAGGTGAAGATCCGCGTCAAGGCCACCGGCCTGTGCCACTCCGACCTCTCCGCGATGAGCGGGGTGCTGCCGCAGCCGGCCCCCTTCATCCCCGGCCACGAGGGCTCCGGGGTGATCGCCGACGTGGGCGACGGGGTCACCGGCCACCGGATCGGCGACCGGGTCCTGGTCTGCTGGCTGCCGCCCTGCGGCCACTGTCCGTCCTGCAAGCGCGGCCAGGGACACCTGTGCCTGGCGAGCCTGGTCAACGCGGGCACCCCCAACTTCCGGCGCGCGGGCGGCGACATCTTCGGCTTCGCCGCCACCGGCACCTTCGCCGAGGAACTCGTCGTCGACGCCGCCTGCGCCGTCCCGATCCCCGACGACGTGCCCTTCGACATCGCCGCCCTCATCGGCTGCGGCGTCACCACCGGCCTCGGCGCGGCCATCAACACCGCCCGGGTCGAGGCGGGCTCCTCCGTCGCCGTCATCGGCTGCGGCGGCGTCGGCATCTCCGTCATCCAGGGCGCCAAGGTCCAGGGCGCCGCGCAGATCATCGCCGTGGACCCGGTGGAGTCGCGGCGCGAGGCCGCCCTGCGCTTCGGCGCCTCCGAGGCGGTCGCGCCCGACGCCTTCGAGGACGCGAAGAACCGCATCACCGGCGGCGAGGGCTTCGACTACGTCTTCGAGGTGGTCGGCAAGTCCGCCACCGCCCAGACCGCCTACAAGACGACCCGGCGCGGCGGCACCGTGTGCGTGGTCGGCGCGGGCGCCATGGACGACACCTTCCAGATCGACATGTTCTCGCTGTTCTTCGACGAGAAGAGGATCCTGCCGTCGATGTACGGCGGCGGCGACGTGCTCCGCTCCTACGAGCGCACCATCGCCCTGTGGCGGGCCGGCCGGGTCGACCTGGCCGGACTGATCACCCACCGGGTGCAGCTCGCCGAGATCAACGACGCCCTCGACCAGATGCGGACGGGCACGGCCCTGCGCACCTGCATCGAGATCTGA
- a CDS encoding 3-oxoacyl-ACP reductase → MSLPLEGLGAIVTGAGRGLGRAEALELARLGAGVVVNDFGQPGRDGSGEASAAPAEEVAAEIRAAGGRAVAHLGDVADFEQARELVDLAVRSFGTLDVLVNNAGILRDRMVFSMTEEEWDSVIRVHLKGHFNTTHFAAAHWRERSKAAGGPVYGRIVNTSSEAFLGGSAGQPNYAAAKGGIVGLTTSTALALAKYGVTANAICPRARTRMTEDVFAGFQVPEEGRLDPLAPEHVAPLVGYLASPASAKANGQLFVVHGGIVVVMERPKVAAQFDTTKEAFSYEELDEVLTPHYDARPANETFAATEVLGLKHG, encoded by the coding sequence ATGTCACTGCCACTTGAGGGGCTCGGCGCCATCGTCACCGGCGCCGGCCGCGGCCTCGGCCGGGCCGAGGCGCTCGAACTCGCCCGGCTCGGCGCGGGCGTGGTCGTCAACGACTTCGGCCAGCCCGGCCGGGACGGCTCCGGCGAGGCCTCCGCCGCCCCTGCCGAGGAGGTCGCCGCGGAGATCCGCGCGGCGGGCGGCCGGGCGGTGGCGCACCTGGGCGACGTGGCCGACTTCGAACAGGCGCGCGAGCTGGTCGATCTGGCGGTCCGCAGCTTCGGCACGCTCGACGTGCTCGTCAACAACGCGGGCATCCTGCGCGACCGGATGGTCTTCTCGATGACGGAGGAGGAATGGGACTCGGTGATCCGGGTCCACCTCAAGGGCCACTTCAACACCACCCACTTCGCGGCCGCGCACTGGCGGGAGCGCTCCAAGGCGGCCGGCGGCCCGGTGTACGGACGGATCGTGAACACCTCCTCCGAGGCCTTCCTCGGCGGCTCGGCCGGCCAGCCCAACTACGCGGCGGCCAAGGGCGGCATCGTGGGCCTGACCACCTCGACCGCCCTGGCCCTGGCCAAGTACGGGGTGACGGCCAACGCCATCTGCCCGCGCGCCCGCACCCGGATGACCGAGGACGTCTTCGCCGGCTTCCAGGTCCCCGAGGAGGGCAGGCTCGACCCGCTCGCCCCCGAGCACGTCGCCCCGCTCGTCGGCTACCTGGCCTCGCCCGCCTCGGCCAAGGCCAACGGCCAGCTCTTCGTCGTGCACGGCGGCATCGTCGTCGTCATGGAACGCCCCAAGGTGGCCGCCCAGTTCGACACCACCAAGGAGGCCTTCTCCTACGAGGAGCTCGACGAGGTCCTCACCCCGCACTACGACGCCCGCCCGGCGAACGAGACCTTCGCCGCGACCGAGGTGCTCGGACTCAAGCACGGTTGA
- a CDS encoding ABC transporter substrate-binding protein, producing MPLRRRSAAAVALATAAALALTACGGQDDKAAKEPGTGGGEKKAVAQGGKEFSDAAARTAAFGTTAAPGTFPRTVNHAMGATELKAAPKRIVVLDVGELDNVVSLGLQPVGYAPTEGDEGIPSYLKKDAGEPKSVGTINNLNLEAINALKPDLILGSQLRSADKYDALSKIAPTVFSLRPGFPWKENYLLNAAALDKTAEAKAKLEAYQAKAAQLGADLGPQKPTVTMLRYMPGKTRLYAGASFIGTILKDTGIPRPQNQQVEDLAVEVSPERMDEAAADWIFTGVYGAKDKTKRDSAEANPLWSGLEAVKQGRAKDVPDETWYLGLGVTAADKVLDDLRGFLVK from the coding sequence ATGCCCCTCCGACGCCGCTCGGCCGCCGCCGTCGCCCTCGCCACAGCCGCCGCGCTCGCGCTGACCGCCTGCGGAGGCCAGGACGACAAGGCCGCCAAGGAGCCCGGCACGGGAGGCGGCGAGAAGAAGGCCGTCGCCCAGGGCGGCAAGGAGTTCTCGGACGCGGCCGCCAGGACCGCGGCCTTCGGCACCACCGCCGCCCCCGGCACCTTCCCGCGCACCGTCAACCACGCCATGGGCGCCACCGAGCTCAAGGCCGCCCCCAAGCGGATCGTCGTCCTGGACGTCGGCGAGCTGGACAACGTCGTCTCCCTCGGTCTCCAGCCCGTGGGCTACGCACCGACCGAGGGCGACGAGGGCATCCCCTCGTACCTGAAGAAGGACGCGGGCGAGCCCAAGTCCGTCGGCACCATCAACAACCTCAACCTCGAAGCGATCAACGCGCTCAAGCCCGACCTGATCCTCGGCAGCCAGCTGCGGTCCGCCGACAAGTACGACGCCCTCTCGAAGATCGCCCCGACCGTCTTCTCCCTCCGCCCCGGCTTCCCGTGGAAGGAGAACTACCTCCTCAACGCCGCCGCCCTCGACAAGACCGCCGAGGCGAAGGCGAAGCTGGAGGCCTACCAGGCCAAGGCCGCGCAGCTCGGCGCGGACCTCGGCCCGCAGAAGCCCACCGTCACGATGCTGCGCTACATGCCGGGCAAGACCCGCCTGTACGCCGGCGCCTCCTTCATCGGCACCATCCTGAAGGACACCGGCATCCCGCGCCCGCAGAACCAGCAGGTGGAGGACCTCGCCGTCGAGGTCAGCCCGGAGCGCATGGACGAGGCCGCCGCCGACTGGATCTTCACCGGCGTCTACGGGGCCAAGGACAAGACCAAGCGCGACTCCGCCGAGGCCAACCCGCTGTGGAGCGGCCTGGAGGCCGTGAAGCAGGGCCGCGCCAAGGACGTCCCGGACGAGACCTGGTACCTGGGCCTGGGCGTCACCGCCGCCGACAAGGTCCTCGACGACCTGCGCGGCTTCCTCGTCAAGTAG
- a CDS encoding Nif3-like dinuclear metal center hexameric protein, with translation MPRLSEVIAALDALWPPSRAEQWDAVGTVCGDPDAEVTRVLFAVDPVREIADEAVTLGADLIVTHHPLYLRGTTTVGAGTPKGRVVHTLIKHDIALHVAHTNADTADPGVSDALAGALDLRVTGPLVPDPSDPAGRRGLGRLCELDHPETLREFTARCAAWLPPTAQGIRVAGDPDAPIRRVAVSGGSGDSLFEQVRAAGVDAFVTADLRHHPVSEAREQSPLALVDAAHWATEWPWCEQAAAQLDAISERNGWGLRTHVSRTVTDPWTAHAPSVTTPSLPGAPN, from the coding sequence GTGCCCCGTCTCTCTGAAGTCATCGCCGCGCTGGACGCTCTGTGGCCCCCCTCGCGGGCCGAGCAGTGGGACGCCGTCGGCACCGTCTGCGGCGACCCCGACGCCGAGGTCACCCGCGTCCTGTTCGCCGTCGACCCGGTCCGCGAGATCGCCGACGAGGCGGTCACCCTCGGCGCCGACCTGATCGTCACCCACCACCCGCTCTACCTGCGGGGCACCACCACCGTCGGGGCCGGCACCCCCAAGGGCCGCGTCGTGCACACGCTGATCAAGCACGACATCGCGCTGCACGTCGCCCACACCAACGCGGACACCGCCGACCCCGGCGTCTCCGACGCCCTGGCCGGCGCCCTCGACCTGCGCGTGACCGGCCCGCTGGTGCCCGACCCGAGCGACCCCGCCGGCCGCCGCGGCCTCGGCCGCCTCTGCGAGCTCGACCACCCCGAGACCCTGCGGGAGTTCACCGCCCGCTGCGCGGCCTGGCTGCCGCCCACCGCGCAGGGCATCCGCGTGGCCGGCGACCCGGACGCGCCGATCCGCCGCGTCGCCGTCAGCGGCGGCTCCGGCGACAGCCTCTTCGAGCAGGTCCGCGCCGCGGGCGTGGACGCCTTCGTCACCGCCGACCTGCGCCACCACCCGGTGTCCGAGGCCCGCGAGCAGAGCCCGCTCGCCCTCGTCGACGCCGCCCACTGGGCCACCGAGTGGCCCTGGTGCGAACAGGCGGCCGCGCAGCTCGACGCGATCTCCGAGCGCAACGGCTGGGGTCTGCGGACCCACGTCTCGCGCACGGTCACCGACCCGTGGACGGCGCACGCGCCGTCCGTCACCACCCCTTCTCTCCCTGGAGCCCCCAACTGA
- a CDS encoding zinc ribbon domain-containing protein encodes MNAEPADQIRLLDVQALDVRLSQLAHKRKSLPEHAELDSLTKDLAQQRDLLVAAQTQASDTAREQTKAEQDVDQVRQRAVRDQQRLDSGVGVSARDLANLQNEVVSLAKRQGDLEDVVLEVMERLEGAQERVAALTERVTSLEAKTADATARRDAATAEIDAEVAKVTKDREVIVGSMPTDLMALYEKIRVKQGGVGAARLYQRRCEGCRLELDMAEVNEIKAAARDQVVRHENCGRILVRTADSGI; translated from the coding sequence CTGAACGCCGAGCCCGCCGACCAGATCCGACTTCTCGACGTCCAGGCCCTGGACGTCCGGCTGTCTCAGCTCGCCCACAAGCGCAAGTCGCTGCCCGAGCACGCCGAGCTCGACTCGCTCACCAAGGACCTCGCGCAGCAGCGCGACCTGCTCGTCGCCGCCCAGACCCAGGCGAGCGACACCGCGCGCGAGCAGACCAAGGCGGAGCAGGACGTGGACCAGGTGCGCCAGCGCGCCGTCCGCGACCAGCAGCGGCTGGACTCGGGCGTCGGCGTCTCGGCCCGGGACCTGGCCAACCTGCAGAACGAGGTCGTCTCCCTCGCCAAGCGCCAGGGCGACCTGGAGGACGTGGTCCTGGAGGTCATGGAGCGTCTGGAGGGCGCGCAGGAGCGCGTCGCCGCGCTGACCGAGCGGGTCACCTCCCTGGAGGCCAAGACGGCGGACGCCACCGCGCGCCGCGACGCGGCCACCGCCGAGATCGACGCCGAGGTCGCCAAGGTCACCAAGGACCGCGAGGTCATCGTCGGCTCCATGCCGACGGACCTGATGGCCCTCTACGAGAAGATCCGCGTCAAGCAGGGCGGGGTCGGCGCCGCGCGCCTCTACCAGCGCCGCTGCGAGGGCTGCCGCCTGGAGCTCGACATGGCCGAGGTCAACGAGATCAAGGCCGCCGCCCGCGACCAGGTCGTCCGTCACGAGAACTGCGGCCGCATCCTGGTCCGTACGGCCGACTCGGGCATCTGA
- a CDS encoding bifunctional RNase H/acid phosphatase has product MPRFVVEADGGSRGNPGPAGYGAVVLDPASGETLAERAEYIGVATNNVAEYKGLIAGLKAARDLAADAVVLVRMDSKLVVEQMSGRWKIKHPDMKPLAAEAAKVLPRAQVTYEWIPRERNKHADRLANEAMDAGKRGERWDPSGSTAVFDRAAAPALPPAGPPGDPVAGAAAVRAALAAGTGARAGAPAGRPAPAAQAVADTLFADTAARPVHPEAADTIEPCLDSTTQTMPEPAPAGPATAAGPTARAAGSTAGSTAPAAPGWGPDLGTPATFVLLRHGETALTPQKRFSGSGGSDPELSEAGRRQAAAVAESLAARGTVQAVVSSPLRRCRETAQAVADRLGLTVTVEEGLREVDFGAWEGLTFAEVRERHPEDLQAWLDSPRAAPTGGGESFAAATRRISATRDRLLAAHARRTTLLVTHVTPVKILVRLALGAPPESLFRMELSAASLSAVAYYADGNASVRLLNDTAHLR; this is encoded by the coding sequence ATGCCCCGGTTTGTCGTGGAGGCGGACGGCGGCTCCCGGGGCAACCCGGGGCCCGCCGGCTACGGCGCGGTCGTCCTCGACCCGGCGTCGGGCGAAACGCTGGCCGAGCGCGCCGAGTACATCGGCGTCGCGACGAACAACGTGGCGGAGTACAAGGGCCTGATCGCCGGGCTCAAGGCCGCGCGGGACCTCGCCGCGGACGCGGTGGTCCTGGTCCGGATGGACTCCAAGCTGGTCGTCGAGCAGATGTCGGGCCGCTGGAAGATCAAGCACCCGGACATGAAGCCGCTGGCCGCCGAGGCCGCGAAGGTCCTGCCGCGCGCGCAGGTCACGTACGAGTGGATCCCGCGCGAGCGCAACAAGCACGCGGACCGGCTCGCCAACGAGGCCATGGACGCGGGCAAGCGCGGCGAGCGGTGGGATCCCTCGGGCTCCACGGCCGTCTTCGACCGCGCCGCCGCCCCCGCCCTCCCGCCGGCCGGCCCCCCGGGCGACCCCGTCGCGGGCGCCGCGGCGGTCCGGGCGGCCCTGGCCGCCGGTACGGGCGCACGTGCCGGGGCCCCGGCGGGCCGCCCGGCCCCGGCCGCGCAGGCCGTCGCCGACACGCTGTTCGCGGACACGGCGGCCCGGCCGGTCCACCCGGAGGCCGCCGACACGATCGAACCGTGCCTCGACTCCACCACCCAGACGATGCCGGAACCGGCCCCGGCGGGCCCGGCGACGGCCGCCGGCCCGACCGCCCGCGCGGCCGGGAGCACCGCCGGGAGCACCGCCCCGGCGGCCCCCGGCTGGGGCCCCGACCTCGGCACCCCCGCCACCTTCGTGCTGCTGCGGCACGGCGAGACCGCCCTCACCCCGCAGAAGCGCTTCTCGGGCAGCGGCGGCAGCGACCCCGAACTGTCCGAGGCCGGCCGCCGGCAGGCCGCCGCGGTCGCCGAGTCGCTGGCCGCCCGCGGTACCGTCCAGGCCGTCGTCAGCTCGCCGCTGCGCCGCTGCCGCGAGACGGCCCAGGCCGTCGCGGACCGCCTCGGCCTCACCGTGACCGTCGAAGAGGGCCTGCGCGAGGTGGACTTCGGGGCCTGGGAGGGCCTGACCTTCGCCGAGGTGCGCGAGCGCCACCCGGAGGACCTCCAGGCCTGGCTGGACTCCCCGCGGGCGGCCCCGACCGGCGGCGGCGAGAGCTTCGCGGCCGCCACCCGCCGGATCTCCGCCACCCGCGACCGGCTGCTGGCCGCGCACGCGCGCCGCACCACGCTGCTGGTGACCCACGTGACCCCGGTGAAGATCCTCGTCCGCCTCGCCCTGGGCGCCCCGCCCGAGTCCCTGTTCCGCATGGAACTCTCCGCGGCCTCCCTGTCGGCGGTGGCCTACTACGCGGACGGCAACGCCTCGGTCCGGCTGCTCAACGACACGGCGCACCTGCGCTAG